The following DNA comes from Panulirus ornatus isolate Po-2019 chromosome 59, ASM3632096v1, whole genome shotgun sequence.
AGGCTATGCCATCAGCCCCCTGGCTCATCCTGCTGGTGTTGGCTCCCTACCTGCTGTACCTGCTGCGGGCCCGGCCCTTGCTTATGCTGCCGGTGGTCCTCTTCTACGTGGGCGTCGTCCTGCCCATAGCCCTCCGACCCCAGCTACCCCAGGGCTCTCTCCTAAGCCTCCTCAGGGCCCTGCTGGCTCTGTTCACCAGGCGGTGAGTTGCTCTCCACGACCCTTAGGGGCTCTAGTTGATGATATGATGGGTATCTCTCAAGAGCCCTGAGGGTTTTGTTGATGACATGCTGTATAGTTCCATGGAGCCCTGACGGTCTGTTGATGGCATGTGGTTGGCTGCTCTAAGCCCTCATGACCCCCATGCATAAAGATGTGATTGGCTCTCGAGGATCATAGCAACCCAATCCTCAGGGCCAGTGTGGCTTTTCTGATGTGAATCCTCAGGGTCAGGTGACCTGTAGGTCGTGGTGATCCCTGGCGTGTGATGACCTGTGATGGGTCACGAGAGTAattaatgttgagagagagagagagagagagagagagagagagagagagagagagagagagagagagagaggcgtggtactGGTTGATGCAGGTAGGGGGACCCGAATCTGGACGGATCTGTAGTGtgcctcatggtcagtaacgctgaccactacaccacggaggcccattaTGTCCCTAATGACCTATTTTCTTGAATGATGTTCCTTGATAACCATGAAACCAAAGCTTTAGGTCCTGAACTCGGTGATGACGAAGAATTTTGAGAAGAGAAAAAGGTATCGGTAAACAAGAGAGTAATAAACtagtacgttatatatatatatatatatatatatatatatatatatatatatatatatatatatatatatatatatatatatatattgactaaaGTCTGACGCCAATAGCATTATAATTAATGTGCCAATGGGCTATTATTTTTTCAGCAGTTTTTGTTTTCTATTAAGGtgtctctcctgtgtgagtagcGGGCCCTGAACGGCGGGTACTGACCACGCCGCCCTTGACTCCCGTAGGTCGACCTTCTACACTAGCCTGACGGTGTCCCTTGGTTCAGCGGTTTCTCGGGCGGCGTATTGGGTCGGcgccttcgtcaggcaggtcctgCGGTGTCTGCTGAAAGCCATCACGATgcccttcgtcttcatcttcggCTGCGTCGTCCCTGTCCTCCACGCCGTCTACCTGGCCTTCGACGGCTTCAGGATCACCAGTAACCAGGTGAGTGCGGCCCGGCCCGTCTAACAGCACTTCACCATCTGCACCACATGTAGGGACACTCTTACACTGGCGCAGGcttgtttatgtatttgttttggCTTCGACAATGTGGCCAAACCGGACATCATTCACACTCGTGCGCTCAGTCCCCAGCAACGACCATTACAGGCTGGATCTGTAAATGGTTCCAACGCAGGACGTTAGTAACAGCCTGTGTTATTATAGACTTCAACACTGGCCGTCACATGCTCGGCCCTACAGTCCCCCCCACCTGCACAGCACGAGAGGAACCGCTGCGGTCGTGGCCGCTGGACCGCTAACTCCTTCATGATGAAATGGAATGGAAAGTAGCGAGTTTGGGTTTCCATACCCCCAGCGGAGACTGTGATCTACTTGATCacaactacgacccttgagtaggacggtaggtacctttgggtatgatggcttggcctttggccTGAgctctaagggtcaggtcaaaggccaggccatcgtccATGCCCAAgggtggtcgtcccgtcgtgctcaaaggattaaGGAAACCCCGTGGTACACAGGCTGGCGCCAAGACGGGCTAGCCAGCCCTTGAGAGACACTTcccagaccagtgtgtgtgtggcagggctgTCCGGCCAGCACTTGAGGCAAAAAGACTTGGGTACAGACTCGGTGAGGAGATACATAACAGGCCTCTTATGAGGTGTTCTTCCTAAGATCATCGACTGGTGATTCGTTACCTTACTACGTCTATGAACTGTTAACGTTGATAGACTTACTTGGGGGATTTGTCTAGGGTTGCTGGATGGACTGGGCTGCTTGTAACAAGGACGACAACAAGACGATAAGCCCCCAGAGCTCAGTGGTGTGGTACACTATGGTGCCCTCCTTACGGTGGTGAGGTAAGATGTAGTATCTTCTTGCAGTTGTGTATGTAGTAAGATGAGGTTTCCTTCTGTAGGTGGTGTATTAAGGTGTGTTCTGCAGGAGGTGCAGTAAGGTgtgttctcctgcaggaggtgtagtatggtgtgttctcctgcaggaggtgtagTAAGATGTGGTCTCCTCCTGTAGGaggtgtagtaaggtgtggtctcctgcaggaggtgtggaAAGGTGTGTTCTGCTGGTGGTGTAGTAAGGTGTgttctcctgcaggtggtgttcTTCCTGATGATGCAGCAGTTGATGACTCCCCTGGCCCACCTGACGGCGctctacttcctcctcttctacaCCGTCTTGCACTACATCCACAAGGCGCTCTTCGTCAGTATTGTCCCCATACCTtccatcctcgtgtgtgtgtgtgtgtgtgtgtgtgttggtttgagaTACATTCACAAAGTTGTAGTCTTGAAATATTTTACCGTCGAGAATTTCCTTTAGAGAAAACCAAAATAATTCGTCCATATATAAAATGTCCAaaatttgattatatttatttcagaTTTATGTATGTGATGATATGAGTGAGTGACCAATGTATCTCTTGTATGGTGCGTGTGATTAATGTAGCTGTTGGTCGCTGCATGTTGCAGACTCGGCAGTGGGTGCGGCTGGTGGAGACGACGCGGCTGCGGGAGGATGTGGCTCGCCTCACGGCATGGTATGTGGCCGccaggctggggaagggggtcGCCATGTCCTTCGTCCTGGTCATGTTCACACTGCAGTTCAACCACGTGGAGCCTGACCTGCTGTATATGGCCGTCACTTTCCTCTACTTCGTCATTACTCAGAGGAAATGGACAGGTGAGTGGCTGGACGGGTGAGGGGCAGGACGGGTG
Coding sequences within:
- the LOC139767245 gene encoding uncharacterized protein isoform X2; protein product: MSPRHRGGGGGREAMPSAPWLILLVLAPYLLYLLRARPLLMLPVVLFYVGVVLPIALRPQLPQGSLLSLLRALLALFTRRSTFYTSLTVSLGSAVSRAAYWVGAFVRQVLRCLLKAITMPFVFIFGCVVPVLHAVYLAFDGFRITSNQVVFFLMMQQLMTPLAHLTALYFLLFYTVLHYIHKALFTRQWVRLVETTRLREDVARLTAWYVAARLGKGVAMSFVLVMFTLQFNHVEPDLLYMAVTFLYFVITQRKWTGNERIVSFIRALRLDLLEEEEEFWVPLLLRGVPLAASACTAVLLAAASSPRLVVVAAYTNLLVPGQLLRQEYMTHATQHIVLSTKCSRATPQEASSHSPCPVCLEDLRQARVTPCGHYYHVACLRRCLLMSPLCPLCKQVI